The following coding sequences lie in one Alicyclobacillus curvatus genomic window:
- a CDS encoding Gfo/Idh/MocA family oxidoreductase has translation MVGYKFMGKAHAHAYRDLPFYFDLDATPELQAIAGRDEAGVRQAAQRYGFASYETDWRKLIDRTDIDVIDIVTPNNTHAEIAIAAAEAGKHVICEKPLAMTLDQARRMLTAAQSQNIVNVLCHNYRFAPAVQFAKRLIQSGRLGRIYHVRAQYLQDWIMDPSFPLVWRLRKDVTGSGALGDIAAHILDLARFLVGEFREVVSTMETFIDERPIGEMTSGLSASVDSNQTGRVDVDDATAFLAHFDNGALGVFEATRFAAGNRNGNRFEINGEKGSIRWSLEDMNWLEVYFTDDETGLQGFRRVNCTEEVHPYAGAYWPAGHIIGYEHTFINLFKELMDGIAHGRDVEPNFADGVKNQAVLAAIERSAASRQWVSIRDM, from the coding sequence ATGGTTGGTTACAAATTCATGGGCAAGGCGCATGCCCACGCTTATCGAGACCTGCCTTTTTACTTTGACTTAGACGCGACGCCGGAATTACAGGCGATTGCCGGTCGCGACGAGGCAGGCGTGAGGCAAGCTGCACAGCGCTACGGATTCGCGTCTTACGAGACAGACTGGCGCAAACTCATCGACCGGACAGACATCGACGTCATCGATATTGTGACACCAAACAACACTCATGCAGAAATCGCGATTGCTGCTGCGGAGGCGGGTAAGCACGTCATCTGCGAGAAACCACTCGCGATGACGCTTGACCAAGCAAGGCGGATGCTGACTGCAGCACAGTCTCAGAACATCGTGAACGTGCTCTGCCACAACTACCGATTTGCTCCCGCGGTGCAATTTGCGAAGCGGCTGATTCAGTCCGGACGCCTTGGCCGCATCTACCACGTTCGTGCGCAGTATCTTCAAGACTGGATAATGGACCCGAGTTTTCCGCTTGTGTGGCGGTTACGCAAGGATGTTACCGGCTCTGGTGCCCTTGGCGACATCGCGGCTCACATCCTCGATTTGGCTCGCTTTCTCGTCGGTGAGTTTCGCGAGGTTGTCAGCACGATGGAGACGTTTATTGACGAGCGCCCAATCGGCGAGATGACATCCGGATTAAGTGCCAGTGTGGACAGCAATCAGACGGGGCGGGTGGACGTAGACGACGCGACGGCGTTTCTCGCTCACTTCGACAATGGTGCGCTTGGGGTATTTGAAGCAACACGCTTTGCAGCCGGAAACCGGAACGGCAACCGCTTTGAGATTAACGGTGAGAAAGGCTCCATTCGCTGGAGCCTCGAAGATATGAATTGGCTTGAGGTCTACTTCACAGATGACGAGACGGGGTTACAGGGATTTCGCCGTGTCAACTGTACGGAGGAAGTTCACCCTTATGCAGGAGCGTACTGGCCTGCAGGCCACATTATTGGTTACGAGCACACGTTTATCAATCTGTTCAAAGAACTGATGGACGGGATTGCACATGGACGCGATGTCGAGCCGAATTTCGCAGACGGGGTCAAGAACCAGGCAGTGCTTGCTGCGATTGAGCGTTCTGCGGCATCGCGGCAATGGGTGAGCATACGTGACATGTAG
- a CDS encoding TVP38/TMEM64 family protein: MADTKARRRQFQSVQSRQFPTSVAPPPVRERKPGRISGILWSGAVFVVGLLLVIGFFYLDRRGQISRLVLSSGGFGIAISVVLMAVFCVIPVPGEFLLILDMKIFGVWWGVLYSWIGTMIGSIGVFLLARYVAHNLLRSFIPDERMAQVNEWVGKRGVVGLLLAHVVPLPFIVVNYAAGIIRSIRLWDFIWTSAVGGVPYYVGAGLVFLGVSTKYLYWSVVGLIALVFIWIGGFLYNRHVNRLKRWLH; encoded by the coding sequence ATGGCCGACACAAAGGCAAGACGACGCCAGTTCCAAAGTGTACAATCCCGTCAATTCCCCACTTCCGTTGCGCCGCCACCGGTACGCGAGCGAAAACCAGGACGTATCTCTGGCATCTTGTGGAGTGGAGCTGTATTCGTTGTCGGGCTGCTCTTGGTCATTGGATTTTTCTACCTTGACCGACGCGGACAGATTTCCCGCCTCGTGTTGTCCTCGGGCGGCTTTGGTATCGCCATTTCAGTTGTGCTGATGGCGGTATTCTGCGTGATTCCAGTGCCCGGCGAGTTTCTATTAATTCTGGATATGAAGATCTTCGGTGTGTGGTGGGGCGTACTGTACAGTTGGATAGGCACCATGATTGGTTCGATTGGTGTCTTTCTGCTCGCGCGCTACGTGGCTCATAATCTTCTGCGGTCCTTCATACCAGATGAACGGATGGCACAAGTGAACGAATGGGTTGGGAAACGCGGCGTAGTGGGCCTGCTGCTGGCCCACGTCGTGCCGCTGCCGTTTATTGTTGTCAATTATGCCGCCGGCATTATTCGTTCCATACGCCTATGGGATTTCATCTGGACGTCCGCAGTGGGCGGAGTACCCTATTACGTGGGTGCCGGACTTGTCTTTTTAGGAGTATCCACGAAGTACCTATACTGGTCTGTTGTCGGCTTGATTGCACTCGTATTCATTTGGATCGGCGGATTTTTGTACAACCGTCACGTGAACAGACTGAAGCGTTGGTTGCACTAA